The DNA segment AAATAGTTAATTGTTAAGGGTTAGAATGGGATTTATATGATAGTCCTATTTATTCAGTAGTAATGCCATACTCATATGTTGATTTTAGTCAATTGTGTTTAGGGTTTATCTATGATAACATCTTATTTATTCAGTCAAATAGACACACAATTATTATAACAGTTCAACAAATTTATATTATACTATAGTGATTTTTGTTTCTGGTTTGCTATAGGCCCACAGCTATGGATGCACCACATTGTGTTATCAATGTTTATAATTTAGATACGGATAAGGTTGTCTTAAAGTTTTTAAATGAAGaaatttcttcaacttttctTCCTTATGAAGATGAGACAGCAGCTCTTAGAATGTACAAGTTCTTAGTTAAGTATGCCAATGATGATGACTTACTCAGGTGTCATCAAATCATATATTATGAAAAGAAATGGCTGCTTGCGTTTGAAGATTGTTTAAATGTAATGGaattttttgacaaacagaagAGTAATTGGGAACGTAGGCGCTCACAGAGGAGTAGGGCTAGCTGGTTTAGTTATATTAGGAGAGATTTTGTAGAGATATTTCAAGATGCTGCCCGTATTTAGGTTAGAAAAGCGGGTAGAAGTAGCTGTCAAAGCATATTTATACGGAAACCCCAATTAAATGTTTGTTTATTACgaggaagtgttctgaatgtCGGGTAAAAGTTTTACCCAATTTAGATGGACTGAAGAGCAAGATGAATGATGATATTGAAGAGCTTAAAAAATTGATGGACGTCATCATAAATTACCCGTTCGGATCAGATAAACCAGATTATGATCGTTTCAATTTGTCTCCTGAACTGAGATGTTTTCTTCATTATCTCAATTCTGAATTTTTGTAAGTTGATTGATCtttcgtatttttattttaatttcatagttTTTTTAGGTTTACTTACATGTTTATGTCCACATTGACAGGGAAAACGTGAGCCCTAGGTGCTTACTTGATTCGCCTTTTATTTGGGGGGACGCTGATAAGTATCGGTTTCTTATCAGTCTGGATTATCTCCTAAATAGCGAAGTATTTAAGCTTGAATCTTTTAATGATGCTTTAACTACGTTTGCAAGTACTAATTTGATTCACTGGGTACGTGCTTTGTATAACAAACGGGTGCTGTATAAAGTATATTACCATAGTCAAATGAGTTACAATGTCTCGAGGACTGCTGCTGTTGTACGATTCTGCTCAAATGTTTTCTGGCATTACAATAATTATGCAATTGAATGCGGGGAAAGAAAAGTAAGATTTcgatatttctgataatattctATTTAGTTTTGTTTCAAAATTCTacttaaattgtttatttttgtagattgGCAAGATTAGTATCGTGAGAAAGTTGAGCGAGGCCCTGTCAAATTTATTTATCGATCTATTTGACTGTTGTATCAAGTATGCATGCAACTTGGAAGATTTGCATCAACCCGAAATGCGTGAAGCACTGTAaggaatatataaattttttataattattgtaaatttatttttgtaattcatattaaatgaataatgttATATTAATGTTTTGACATAGGAAATGAGTTTTTTGCAAACCTTTGACTTCTGAATACCGATACTGACACATAGACAAAGCAGAGAAAAGTAAGTTAAAACTACAAAAGGAACAAGTTTTAAAGATGCCTCAATATTGTGTAAGCTCATATATAGTGTGCATGTACAATTTCACATTTATGGTACAAGGTGTTATCATGTTGTATGCATATGCAGTGCATGATGATGTTGTGGAAGCATTTCTATTTATGTTCTCACTGTTAGGTAGACCGATTTAGAAGAATTCAGCTTTTTCTTCTGTTCcttgtccttttttttttcagattctCAATGTATAGTACGAAGATATGAAAGTAGGGGTGAATTCTGGCctattgtttgttttgtttttgtatgAATTTTGTCAGTATATATGACTGGCTtcttgtttgttttgtttttttaagttttggttTATACCCAAATCGCAAATATGTTTTATTGTGTCTAAGTGCATAATAAAATCATGTTGGAGCCTTTGTATGAATTTAATTTGTAGTGTAATGTTAGTTGCTTTGGATTACTGGCAGTTTCCTGTCATGTTATTGATGTAATTTCTGTTTATGTAGATCTCTGGTGCtgcacatttttttttttgttggaagTCTTTCAATCAGTTAGGGTCTTCTTTTCATAATGCTGTTAttgttttctcacttttacatTTAAACAAAAGATTTTGATATTTACTTCTGATAACAtgtttattttgtatattttacgTGTTCAAATCAATTTATTCTTGAACTAATTCCTGTTAATTggtgaattttatgtttaaatcttGTCAGGAACGAAATTCGGATGCAGGAATTCAAAGACAAGTAGAGAAGGATTAAATTGGAGCATGAGCAATAGAAGAGGGGTCTAATTAGAAATTTAGAGATATTTAAGGGTTGATTaggtttttgattttttaaaaattatatttagaaaagaaaatctaatattttatttcatgtaaatagtgGGTAGGTGGTTTAGCCTAATTTTAGTATAGGGTGTATGGTGGACTTAGAAAAATACACTTCGAATACTTGAAAATTCAATGTGGGCTTGGTAGATTAGCATACCTAGCTCTCCAAGTGGTTTAGTTTTCCTAATCATCTCCCAGTTGTAGGTAGAGTGGTTGCTTCTCAACTTAGCCTTCCCACAAGAAAATCTGGATTTATTTCAATCTATGTTTTGAATGCGGTAATTACAAATTTAGGATTGGATTCCtttgaatttttaatgttttcaatttgatacttaagttttattttatcttaattaagtACTTGATTTTGATGTTCAATTTGATAGAAATTTCTTACTCTAAATATTGAAATCAAACTTCAGTACTTAATGGTGCAAATAATCTTTTACCATTTTCAGCACTGAAACCAGATTTAGGTACTTGCAAAATCCAACATTAAATGTATACAATTGGTAAAAACGAATCAAGATGCTCGTTGCGATTTGTATTACATAATATAAGCCAAAATTTCACGAATAAGCTAAGGAGAAAACGAGTCTCCAATCTTCAATCAGCGAACACAACAGTGCTAAACCAAATTCTAAAAACCTTTCACGGTCTTACTGTTCAAATCATCTTCAACCCTCATCCCTCACTATCACCATAGCCGTTCACCCATTACCTTACGAAAACCAACACACCCTCATTACTATCATTTTCTGAAGCTCTACCCATTATTAAACCCATACCATTGCCCTCAACTTCCATCACCAAATATCAGCACCACCACTCTGCTCGCTCCGTTTGTAGCTATATAGTTTGACCCTGTTTTTATGCCTTATGTTTCCGAGAGTCTCAACCTCGGTGTTCAAGCATTTTTTTATAATCAAGtgatcttctgaagtagaatctTTTGTTGTTCTGCTCTATAGTTTTTTTACTGCAACAACATCCTAAATACAGTGAAACACGCAAGGCAGAacaaacaacaaagaaaaaacaaaagagcAATAGCAGACAAaagcaaaaaaacaaaaagaatctTGTAACTTCGGCTATAAAAGAGGCCATAACAGACCATGTGTTTTTCTGAGACACAAGAGAGAAATCAAATACGAAAAAAAGAGAATCGAATACAAATATAGAGAAAAATAATCGGAAATAAAAAAAGGTGGgtctttttattctttcattcttcttctttattttttttacttgcgtttttttaaaaaataaacataaaataagaaaaaaggggGCCGAAAACTCACCTGACTTCTCGTATTCTGCCGCCGTGAGTGGCCTAGGTCTGTCATCTCCGATGAAAGATGCCTTTAAACTAGGGAAGCCgaaaaaacccaaaaaagaaaactttttattttccagccGCCATGGGCCGCGGCGCTATTGCGGGTAATCAGCGTCTGTCACGGTAGCCCGGCGACCGGAGCCTTCCCCAGAGTTACGCCGGACTGAGAAGGCTTGAGAGAAAATGAGAGGCCATCttctttttttaagaacaaaaggaaaataattttttttttgtaaaattttaacttatataccCTATGCAATTTGAGAATCAATTTTAGACACCAAAACGGCTTCGTTTTGCCATAACCCGATTCGGTCCGACTCGAAAGTGGCTAGATCCTGTGTTTCTGTGACTAATGGGCTATTTTTGCTCCCGGACCTGCGGATTTTATggcctattgcaatttagtcccatttccttttttttaattttaaatttacctataattttagttttatttcattttagtcctcttGAGAATGGCGTCGGTTTGGGGACAGGGAGtaattcccaatttagtcctctCTCCtttgcacaaattttattttagtcctaatttctttctttttttcttttaaatttggccattcaattttagttcatttttaatttagtccttcgACTTGCCAGATGAAATGCTGCGCTTAAGGATAGGGAATATTTCCCAGTTTGGTCCCTATTTTTCATTCGTATGTTGCAATTTAGTCCCATATGTTGGTCCCTATTTttcattcttgattatttcttgaaatttttgtgtttttgtgacttttacaactaagtcttattgttgaattcattagtttttgattctatgaaagaaattgaaagtttctatacatatgtgctggaagtatatgatgatttggtatggaattagagctttaaattgtttatatgttgattttattgtaagaattgaatagaaagtgaatgtttgggacctaattgtaaaagagtttgaagttagagttttatgtggaaattctgaaattcaatagttatgaaataacttataatgtttaggaaaaatattaattgagaaaattatcttaattgaggggttaattgaacaatgactgaattgtatgaattgtgaaatttggagcaaaatggaaatcaacattttgcactaaaactgttttggacagcagcagtagtctaactttgaaaaatcaccaaaaattgtagaaatggaattataggatgaataaaatatgaaattaaagattattgagtctagtttcttatagaagaaataatgtaagcaatggaattgtaaatcatgagatatgataaattttgtgagacaatgttagaatgatttcgggttcccctattcttactttgtaaaatcataaaaaaaaattgataaaaataattaggggcttaaatttatatttttagaatcctgaatgagcctattttcaagaaaaacaaacgggaacatcattcaaatcctgTACAAGgcgataattaatttttagtgaagaagggtcggaactgtcagacaacagaacaggggagatttcaatgaataaactgtattaattggcctaacccaaaattatgaaaattttatggtaagaatatatgtgaatctagtttcttgaaaaatttatggatcttaatttggagttctgtagctcaagataaaaataatttagtgagtatgacacagatggacagcttgaatattcacagaagtagatagtgaaaattatagataatgttacctacaagtgtgttgtttatactaaggatgtggatggagaggaggaggagaaaaatatgcaaaaatatatgaatgactcgtgtataaattgatcacatgcccgattataatcgataagtgttgaattagaaacgatataatgttttatttggaatatttattatgaaattatgattatcgctataatacaaaaatcgaacttgtgagtttatataactaaatttagtgaccatttgttaatattattaaatttcaatattattttatgaatggtgattaatatttatgtatgttaattgttgaaaataagtaaattatgtacaaaagttatgaaattaaacTGAGAATTTCGGAGGAACGGAGTGTAGGAAATGAGTACAATctttcagtgaaaaagatgaattgacggtaaattacccaagtaaaccgagattcaacatttgttgcgaattcttgTGTTTGCTTTCcatttagctcttacgagcttccgttaactcatatgagtttcagttaacccttttggggtttcagttcagctctgatgagcttcagttagccttcaggcttccgtttagcacttatgtgcttcagctagATTTCGGGCTTCAGATCACGATGTATTCAAATCCGTAAGCTGTTCCTTGGatggacaagttggtaagtcgtaaatgtaacatgtggaaaaagaaatgtaagtaatgttatcattattattattgagctcaattatgtgattttatcattcaaagattgtgtttgacaggatatgttagtaaattatgagtatgtgaatcaaagtaacagaatttaaacacctaatgaggTTGAGCTGATTCACAcgaatttgtcatttgaaattgtgattcacaggaagaaacagtgaattacatgcttatcaatggttacacataattatctgaaaaataagaaaaatgacggttattgatatatagaaatgtaagacattgatatatgaatgtggaatatgtttgataaatgtgttcattcttaactatggaattatgtacctcatgtgtgctatttgcataaagatgatatttcaaatactttagtgagtaaagcttaaatatgaaatagtatgaaatcgagataagttgttatgaaaatatatttaaattatctataagtgttttgtactcctcggtaatgcctcgtactctgttccggcaacagatacgggtagggggtgttacattgtgcATGTCAGCGGGTACTCATATAATTCGTATTTTTACTTTACATACATGTACATATGTGTTATACAGAACTTGGTCATAACATCGACATGGATCCTACAGGCTTGCTAG comes from the Gossypium hirsutum isolate 1008001.06 chromosome A06, Gossypium_hirsutum_v2.1, whole genome shotgun sequence genome and includes:
- the LOC107930528 gene encoding uncharacterized protein; the protein is MNDDIEELKKLMDVIINYPFGSDKPDYDRFNLSPELRCFLHYLNSEFLENVSPRCLLDSPFIWGDADKYRFLISLDYLLNSEVFKLESFNDALTTFASTNLIHWVRALYNKRVLYKVYYHSQMSYNVSRTAAVVRFCSNVFWHYNNYAIECGERKIGKISIVRKLSEALSNLFIDLFDCCIKYACNLEDLHQPEMREALNEIRMQEFKDK